A single genomic interval of Macadamia integrifolia cultivar HAES 741 chromosome 6, SCU_Mint_v3, whole genome shotgun sequence harbors:
- the LOC122081531 gene encoding uncharacterized protein LOC122081531 translates to MADKAQKNQMNSLVWDCGSSLYDSFELKSFENQLHSAIITSRSLSMPHSSSHPRPFQPPPRANKRSSSSSPSPSKISRSLQKLIRLVFRSKPTSTSLFKVEDGRSHSKHEFYALYDRSGSVSGGLFTIPEVPEMGFDSLSRRSVSQRFTPSTPLGVSCA, encoded by the coding sequence ATGGCTGATAAAGCCCAGAAGAACCAGATGAATTCTCTGGTTTGGGATTGTGGAAGCTCTCTGTACGACTCGTTCGAGCTCAAATCATTTGAGAACCAGCTTCACTCCGCCATCATCACCTCAAGATCCTTATCCATGCCTCACTCATCATCTCATCCTCGCCCATTCCAACCTCCGCCACGGGCTAATAAgagatcctcctcctcttctccctctccctctaaGATTTCTCGATCTCTTCAGAAGCTCATCCGCTTGGTTTTCAGGTCCAAACCAACTTCAACTTCCTTGTTCAAAGTGGAAGATGGACGATCTCACTCAAAACATGAGTTCTACGCGTTATATGACCGATCTGGTTCAGTTTCAGGTGGGCTTTTCACAATCCCAGAGGTTCCCGAGATGGGTTTTGACTCGTTATCAAGGAGAAGCGTCTCCCAACGGTTCACACCCTCCACTCCCCTCGGTGTTTCCTGTGCTTAG